TCTCCAGCGCCGTGGCCCACAACTCCCGCCTGGAGGTGGCCCCCAACGTCTACCTCGCCGGCTTGCCCTACCTGCAGGCGGTGGTCACGGGCAAGATCCCGCGGCTGTCAGTCGAGGCGCTTGACGTGGACACCCCCGGCTTGGGCCTGGTCAACGCGCGCACGGAGCTCGAGGCCGTCAAGGTCACGCCGCAGCAGGTTTTCAGCGGCGATCTCACCGGCGCGCAGGCGGAACTGGCAACCCGCAAGATTGGCCTGGACGGGGTGGCCGTGGGCGCCCAGCTGGGGATGACGGACCTGGATATTGCCAACCCCTATGACATCTCGCCGAAGGGCGGGCCGGCCGTTGAGGCGCAGCTGACCGGCACCCCGCATGGTTTTGACAAGCCCGTGACCGTCATTGTCACGCTGCGACTGTCCGGCCCCCAGTTCACCATGGAGCCGGTGGAGTTCCCGGACGTGCCCCCCGAGCGCATCGTCGCCGCCCGGCGCGCCTTCACCTGGACGCTCAACACCCGCTCGCTGCCCCTATCGGGCCAGGCCCAGGCCGTGTTTGTCACCGGGGGGTCGATCTACTTTGAGTCCCAGGCGCGCACCATCACCGTCGACTCCGCCGACCTGTCGCCCCTGGAGACCGCC
Above is a genomic segment from Corynebacterium uberis containing:
- a CDS encoding LmeA family phospholipid-binding protein, with protein sequence MIQVSIPRPVTVTALGLTATVAVAWCADAVVATHAEHALSSAVAHNSRLEVAPNVYLAGLPYLQAVVTGKIPRLSVEALDVDTPGLGLVNARTELEAVKVTPQQVFSGDLTGAQAELATRKIGLDGVAVGAQLGMTDLDIANPYDISPKGGPAVEAQLTGTPHGFDKPVTVIVTLRLSGPQFTMEPVEFPDVPPERIVAARRAFTWTLNTRSLPLSGQAQAVFVTGGSIYFESQARTITVDSADLSPLETARKSDFDSTDYGRG